One genomic segment of Panicum virgatum strain AP13 chromosome 2N, P.virgatum_v5, whole genome shotgun sequence includes these proteins:
- the LOC120662629 gene encoding chaperone protein dnaJ 20, chloroplastic-like translates to MSTSSSTMAAAVRFAGAINIRRSHCRVEAVATSSARGGRACSERSTKDYYKVLSLEHSAAVGAEEIRRAYRQLARRYHPDVCPPSRRAESTERFLELRRAYETLADPAQRVRYDAEMRADGEAARQGGVQFPRDVWEAQLGALRARSEQRQRARSGGVRSAVSRPV, encoded by the coding sequence AtgagcaccagcagcagcaccatgGCGGCCGCGGTGAGATTCGCCGGGGCGATCAATATCCGGAGGAGCCACTGCAGGGTGGAGGCCGtggcgacgtcgtcggcgagAGGAGGTCGTGCCTGCTCGGAGCGCAGCACGAAGGACTACTACAAGGTGCTGTCGCTGGAGCACTCGGCGGCCGTCGGCGCGGAGGAGATCAGGCGCGCGTACCGGCAGCTGGCGAGGCGCTACCACCCCGACGTGTGCccgccgtcgcgccgcgccGAGTCCACGGAGCGCTTCCTCGAGCTGCGGCGGGCGTACGAGACGCTCGCCGACCCGGCGCAAAGGGTACGGTACGACGCCGAGATGAGGGCGGACGGGGAggcggcgaggcagggcggCGTGCAGTTCCCGAGGGACGTGTGGGAGGCGCAGCTGGGCGCGCTGCGCGCGCGCTCCGAGCAGCGGCAGAGGGCGAGGAGTGGAGGCGTCCGATCCGCCGTCAGCCGGCCGGTCTGA